The following proteins are encoded in a genomic region of Phycisphaerae bacterium:
- a CDS encoding DUF1800 domain-containing protein: MDVGRALIGKLAELDRASRSDSILSRRRLLFGGAAALGALAGRAKEANAAPSQAQLRFLVDRLTFGWTQEEQTLAESLGYHQYLEHHLNPSGIDDSALANRLSSYQYLGLLPYLAHLLVNVSLAYYQLYEAAVLRATYSKRQLYEKMVEFWSDHFNIFLFMGDCAWVKNWEDEHVIRPHAMGKFRDLLSASMHSGCMLHYLNNELSVVGNQNENYARELLELHTMGVDGGYTQQDVVEVARCLTGWSFYRYYSDGPLIKMFRFVPQNHDYGPKTVLGHAIPAGQGIEDGEMVCNILASHPSTARFISTKLCKKFWSENPPSSLVDAVTATYLATDGDIKSMLRTIFTTLDPLTADPKFKRPFDLAVSSLRVTNANYDSTGNPVSQAMLDQLISMGQLPFNWAPPDGYPDRMDFWVGLPLARWNYGAALLNNQIQSVIVDVNQFFGNATTADAMVNRINLKMFGGLLSSEERLLIRDYLATNPGSETTRREAISLAIAAPTFQWY, encoded by the coding sequence ATGGATGTCGGCCGCGCTCTGATCGGGAAACTTGCGGAACTGGATCGAGCATCGCGATCGGATTCAATTCTGTCGCGCCGGCGATTGCTCTTCGGCGGAGCGGCAGCTCTCGGGGCGCTGGCCGGCCGGGCAAAGGAAGCGAATGCCGCGCCATCGCAGGCGCAGCTTCGATTCCTAGTTGATCGTCTGACCTTTGGCTGGACCCAGGAAGAACAGACGCTTGCGGAATCGCTTGGGTATCATCAATACCTTGAACATCACCTCAATCCGTCAGGCATCGACGACAGCGCCCTGGCGAATCGTCTGAGCAGCTATCAATACCTCGGCCTTCTGCCGTACCTCGCACATCTGCTCGTCAATGTTTCGCTTGCGTATTATCAGTTGTACGAGGCCGCAGTGCTTCGGGCGACTTACAGCAAGCGGCAACTTTATGAAAAGATGGTTGAATTCTGGAGCGACCATTTCAATATCTTTCTTTTCATGGGCGATTGCGCGTGGGTAAAGAACTGGGAAGACGAGCATGTGATCCGCCCGCATGCGATGGGCAAGTTTCGTGACCTGCTCTCGGCGAGTATGCACAGCGGCTGCATGCTGCATTATCTGAACAACGAACTGAGTGTCGTTGGGAACCAGAACGAGAATTATGCTCGCGAATTGCTCGAACTGCATACGATGGGCGTTGACGGCGGCTATACCCAGCAGGACGTGGTCGAAGTTGCACGCTGCCTGACTGGGTGGAGCTTCTATCGCTACTATTCCGATGGGCCGTTGATCAAGATGTTCCGTTTCGTTCCACAGAACCATGATTACGGCCCGAAGACCGTTCTCGGCCATGCCATTCCCGCTGGCCAGGGCATCGAAGATGGCGAGATGGTTTGCAATATTCTCGCATCGCATCCCAGCACGGCCCGATTTATTTCGACAAAGCTGTGCAAGAAATTCTGGAGCGAGAATCCGCCTTCATCCCTTGTCGACGCCGTCACCGCGACCTATCTGGCCACCGATGGCGATATCAAATCCATGTTGCGGACCATTTTCACCACGCTCGATCCTCTTACGGCTGATCCAAAATTCAAACGGCCGTTTGATCTTGCAGTCTCCTCGCTTCGGGTGACGAATGCGAACTACGATTCGACCGGCAACCCGGTCTCGCAGGCGATGCTTGACCAATTGATTTCGATGGGACAGTTGCCGTTTAACTGGGCACCTCCGGACGGCTATCCGGATCGTATGGATTTCTGGGTTGGATTGCCGCTTGCCCGGTGGAATTATGGCGCGGCGCTGCTGAATAACCAGATTCAGAGCGTAATCGTGGATGTAAACCAGTTTTTCGGCAATGCGACCACGGCGGATGCCATGGTCAATCGCATCAATCTCAAGATGTTCGGCGGTTTGCTGTCCTCGGAGGAGCGGTTGCTCATCCGTGATTATCTGGCGACGAATCCGGGATCCGAGACGACGCGGCGCGAAGCGATCAGCCTGGCGATCGCCGCACCGACATTCCAGTGGTATTGA
- a CDS encoding asparaginase codes for MRIMILTTGGTIEKTFNESDGTLRNVGSVMEHILGRLRLHDLTFGHVRVMSKDSLEMTDDDRGAILAAVRDALPKADAVLVVHGTDTLSVTGEYLCSNLPQLTKPVVLTGAMRPFEFRDSDAFQNMTEALLACRLLDCGVYVVMHNQALRFPGVVKDRQRMTFVRK; via the coding sequence ATGCGTATCATGATCCTGACTACCGGCGGCACGATCGAGAAAACCTTCAACGAGAGCGACGGCACGCTGCGGAATGTCGGCTCTGTCATGGAGCACATTCTGGGCCGGCTGAGACTGCATGATCTGACGTTCGGTCATGTTCGGGTCATGTCGAAGGATTCGCTGGAGATGACCGACGACGATCGCGGCGCGATCCTGGCAGCTGTTCGGGATGCGTTGCCGAAGGCAGATGCCGTGCTGGTGGTTCACGGTACGGATACGCTGTCCGTGACCGGCGAATATCTTTGTTCCAATCTGCCGCAACTAACGAAGCCCGTCGTGCTGACCGGAGCCATGCGGCCGTTCGAATTTCGGGACAGCGACGCATTTCAGAACATGACGGAGGCGCTGCTCGCCTGCCGGCTGCTGGATTGCGGGGTGTATGTAGTGATGCACAATCAGGCGCTTCGCTTTCCCGGAGTGGTGAAGGATCGCCAGAGGATGACGTTTGTCCGAAAATGA
- a CDS encoding replication-associated recombination protein A, translated as MDLFAEQRRQARARVQPLAVRMRPRTLDEFVGQAHFLGPGKLLRRLLDADRLSSAIFYGPPGTGKTTLAHIIANQTHAAFEEANAAAIGVKDVREVIARATARLEEDGRRTVLFLDEIHRFNRAQQDVLLGDVEAGVLILLGATTENPFFAVNAALVSRSQIFQFEPLSDTEIKRLIAMALTDAERGMGRLRVTLDDAALDVWANLCDGDARRALTALEIAVLSQGGRATAGSSSDRPPESGGEQPAIHITIEVAQDSIQRKAVVYDGTGDDHYDAASALIKSMRGSDPDATVYWLARMLEAGEDPRFLARRIAICAAEDVGNADPMALVLANAAVQTTLFVGMPECQLPLAQAAIYIACAPKSNASALAIWAAASDVKEGRTIPVPRHLRDASYRGAKKLGHGAGYQYAHDEKDGIAAQDYLGVDKVYYSPTDRGHERAMREYLERFKHIRDSARVGGLKSPKPPNQP; from the coding sequence ATGGACTTATTTGCCGAACAGCGAAGGCAGGCGCGGGCTCGTGTACAGCCGTTGGCTGTGCGGATGCGGCCGCGCACGCTTGATGAGTTTGTTGGTCAGGCCCACTTCCTGGGGCCCGGGAAACTGCTTCGCCGCCTGCTCGATGCCGATCGCCTCTCCAGCGCGATTTTCTACGGCCCGCCCGGCACCGGCAAGACGACGCTTGCGCACATCATCGCAAATCAAACCCATGCGGCGTTCGAAGAGGCCAACGCCGCGGCGATCGGCGTCAAGGATGTTCGTGAGGTGATTGCCCGAGCGACCGCACGCCTTGAAGAAGACGGCCGGCGCACCGTGCTGTTCCTGGATGAAATACACCGATTCAATCGAGCGCAACAGGATGTACTGCTCGGCGATGTGGAGGCCGGTGTTCTCATATTGCTTGGCGCGACGACGGAGAATCCGTTCTTCGCGGTGAATGCGGCATTGGTGTCTCGCAGCCAGATCTTTCAGTTTGAGCCGCTTTCGGACACGGAGATCAAGCGGCTGATCGCGATGGCGTTGACCGACGCGGAGCGAGGCATGGGGCGGTTGCGCGTGACCTTGGATGACGCCGCACTCGACGTGTGGGCGAACCTGTGCGACGGCGACGCCCGTCGTGCGCTCACGGCGCTGGAAATCGCCGTGCTGTCGCAGGGCGGACGCGCAACGGCTGGTTCGTCGAGCGATCGTCCGCCGGAATCCGGCGGTGAACAGCCGGCGATTCATATCACGATCGAGGTGGCGCAGGACTCCATCCAGCGCAAGGCGGTGGTGTATGACGGCACCGGCGATGACCATTACGATGCAGCGAGCGCGCTGATCAAGTCGATGCGGGGGAGCGATCCGGATGCGACGGTCTATTGGCTCGCGCGAATGCTGGAAGCTGGGGAGGATCCGCGTTTCTTGGCGCGTCGAATCGCCATCTGCGCGGCCGAAGATGTCGGGAATGCCGATCCAATGGCACTTGTTCTGGCGAATGCCGCTGTTCAAACGACCTTGTTTGTGGGCATGCCGGAATGTCAGTTGCCGCTCGCACAAGCGGCGATCTACATCGCCTGCGCTCCCAAGTCGAATGCAAGCGCGCTGGCCATCTGGGCTGCTGCATCCGACGTGAAAGAGGGTCGCACCATTCCGGTTCCTCGGCATCTGCGTGACGCGAGCTACCGCGGCGCGAAGAAGCTGGGGCATGGCGCGGGCTATCAATATGCGCACGATGAGAAAGACGGCATCGCAGCGCAGGACTATCTTGGGGTTGACAAAGTATATTATTCTCCAACTGATCGCGGTCACGAGCGCGCGATGCGAGAATATCTCGAACGATTCAAGCACATTCGAGATTCGGCGAGGGTGGGCGGTCTCAAGTCTCCCAAGCCTCCGAACCAGCCGTGA
- a CDS encoding TPM domain-containing protein, whose translation MHELPTSLTRHDRLHVALVTIVTLLSVTAPLRAQPASTPRTGVIDQAGIIDAQTTNALNAILLELEQRNLAQMRIVTIRSTNGRDLHEFAMELAREWKLGDATKHNGILMIIAHSDRKYRTITGQGIEGALPDLFLDRVQNECFLPNFRKGNFSAGIYLATVAIANQVATEAGTTLSGMPATPPAVKSRTGEDRPGDGGASCFFMFIIVLVLVSSLSRSSRRGIRGSSGLGNLVAGMMLGRMLGGGGWGSSHRGGSFGGGGFGGGGGGSFGGGGSGGSW comes from the coding sequence ATGCATGAACTTCCAACAAGCCTGACCCGGCACGACAGACTCCACGTCGCATTGGTCACCATCGTAACGCTTCTCAGCGTGACCGCGCCACTCCGCGCACAGCCAGCGTCGACGCCACGCACCGGCGTCATCGATCAAGCAGGCATTATCGACGCCCAGACAACCAACGCATTGAACGCGATTCTGCTCGAGCTGGAACAACGTAACCTTGCCCAGATGCGAATCGTTACCATCCGATCGACCAACGGCCGCGACCTGCACGAATTCGCGATGGAACTCGCGCGAGAATGGAAACTCGGCGACGCGACAAAGCACAACGGAATACTGATGATTATCGCGCACAGCGATCGGAAGTACCGAACAATCACAGGCCAGGGCATTGAAGGCGCGCTGCCCGACCTCTTCCTTGATCGCGTGCAGAATGAGTGCTTCCTGCCAAACTTCCGCAAAGGTAATTTTTCAGCGGGTATCTATCTCGCCACGGTCGCCATCGCCAACCAGGTGGCGACGGAGGCGGGGACGACGCTGTCGGGCATGCCTGCTACGCCGCCTGCGGTCAAGTCGCGCACCGGCGAAGATAGACCGGGTGATGGCGGAGCCAGTTGTTTCTTCATGTTCATCATCGTCCTGGTGCTCGTCTCCTCATTATCACGCAGCAGTCGTCGCGGAATTCGCGGAAGCAGCGGTCTGGGCAATCTGGTGGCCGGAATGATGCTCGGACGAATGCTCGGCGGAGGAGGCTGGGGCAGCAGCCACCGAGGAGGCAGCTTCGGCGGTGGCGGCTTTGGCGGTGGCGGTGGTGGTTCGTTCGGCGGCGGCGGATCAGGCGGGAGCTGGTGA
- a CDS encoding LemA family protein — translation MRVGRIILVGGLAFFFFAVLIGGCTLYGSYTTAISLDEAVKTAWGDIETDLQRRYDLVPNIVESVKGYAQHEKGLLETIAKTRERYFTAATPGDKATAAGGFGEVMSRLLVLQEKYPDLKANSNFRDLMVTLEGTENRIAEKRRRYNEAVMKLNTHVRGPIGSIAASWAGVTPARRFEAAETARTAPKVEFTDTSSKP, via the coding sequence ATGCGTGTGGGAAGAATCATACTCGTCGGAGGTCTCGCGTTCTTCTTCTTTGCCGTCCTCATTGGTGGCTGTACGCTCTACGGCAGCTACACCACCGCCATCAGCCTCGACGAGGCCGTAAAGACCGCCTGGGGTGACATCGAAACGGACCTGCAGCGCCGATATGACCTCGTGCCCAACATTGTTGAATCCGTCAAAGGCTATGCCCAGCATGAAAAGGGACTTTTGGAGACCATCGCCAAGACTAGGGAACGATATTTCACCGCGGCCACGCCCGGCGACAAGGCCACGGCAGCCGGCGGATTCGGCGAGGTAATGTCGCGCCTGCTGGTGCTCCAGGAGAAATACCCCGACCTGAAGGCAAACTCAAATTTCCGCGATCTCATGGTCACGCTTGAAGGCACGGAAAATCGCATCGCAGAAAAGCGACGGCGCTACAACGAAGCGGTGATGAAACTCAATACACACGTCCGCGGACCAATCGGCTCGATTGCCGCGAGTTGGGCCGGCGTCACCCCGGCACGGCGATTTGAAGCGGCCGAGACGGCCCGAACAGCGCCGAAGGTTGAGTTCACCGATACATCATCCAAGCCCTAG